CAGGCCCGTGGCGATGCCGAACCAGCCGCCCACCTCCGTCACGGTGTGCGGCGGGAACCCCGTCTGGAAGGCGCCGATGGCCAGGAGGACGAAGGTGATCGTCAGCAGCACCAGCACGGCCAGGACGGCGAGGCTGACGCGCAGCGCGGCGACGGCCATGAAGGCGGTGAAGATGCCCCACCCGAGCAGGAACAGCCCCAGCGTGTTGTGCGCGCCGCCGGCGACCTCCAGGCGCGGTGCGAGCCACCAGTAGGACAGCCAGAAGGCGCCGTACGAGGCGAAGGCCGTGGCGCCGAACGTGTTGCCGCGGCGGAACTCGAAGAGGCCGGCGATGAACTGGGCCAGGCCGCCGTAGAACAGGGCGAGCGCCAGCACCGGGATGATCGCGGCGGTCTCCTGGAGCAGATTCGTGTTGATGATGGAGAGCAGCAGGGTGGTCAGGGCGAAACCCGCCAGGCCCAGCGGAGCGGGATCACCCGGGACCGTCGGGTGCAGCGCCGGTGAGTGTGGCTGCTCCGAGGGCAAACGCGTCGTCTCCTCGTTCATGACCC
Above is a genomic segment from Streptomyces collinus Tu 365 containing:
- a CDS encoding acetate uptake transporter, whose protein sequence is MNEETTRLPSEQPHSPALHPTVPGDPAPLGLAGFALTTLLLSIINTNLLQETAAIIPVLALALFYGGLAQFIAGLFEFRRGNTFGATAFASYGAFWLSYWWLAPRLEVAGGAHNTLGLFLLGWGIFTAFMAVAALRVSLAVLAVLVLLTITFVLLAIGAFQTGFPPHTVTEVGGWFGIATGLVAWYAAAATVINDTHGRPVLPLGPRRPGHPDQPRPHDPSPTAE